In the Paludisphaera rhizosphaerae genome, one interval contains:
- a CDS encoding caspase family protein encodes MNAIGRRFRCFMASGLAIILGALAPTALGGDLHVIFAADRKAENVGDDLDCMVLNFVCAANLPKSQWKPHFLDYRRPMSESDILTAIRSVPIGPDDTLMFYYVGHGAYADPVNGTYLTPSGSSGRVLFASRLVEEVKARGPRLAVVVLDCCNRKKAPPAYAAPAPALPGELQQPTPLFDELFFKRSGVILALSSSPGEYALVKPAGDVADDGVPPGPIFTNSLADTLSRNAQTPMEWSQMLGLTQQQVDQYFNAMMGAGKTLQLQTGEIIRQERQTIQLRFYR; translated from the coding sequence ATGAACGCGATCGGCAGGCGGTTCCGTTGTTTCATGGCGTCTGGTCTCGCGATCATTCTGGGGGCGCTCGCTCCAACAGCACTCGGCGGCGATCTGCACGTGATCTTCGCGGCCGACAGGAAGGCTGAGAACGTCGGTGATGATCTCGACTGCATGGTGCTCAACTTCGTATGCGCCGCGAACCTGCCGAAGTCGCAGTGGAAACCGCATTTTCTCGACTACCGAAGACCCATGAGCGAATCCGATATTCTCACCGCGATTCGGAGCGTTCCGATAGGGCCAGACGACACGCTGATGTTCTACTACGTTGGCCACGGCGCATACGCCGATCCTGTGAATGGGACGTATCTCACTCCCTCGGGATCGTCGGGGCGGGTCCTCTTCGCGAGTCGGCTGGTCGAGGAAGTGAAGGCGCGCGGCCCTCGGTTAGCCGTCGTCGTGCTCGACTGCTGCAATCGAAAGAAGGCGCCGCCTGCGTACGCCGCACCGGCCCCGGCACTACCAGGAGAGCTTCAGCAACCAACCCCCCTGTTCGACGAATTGTTCTTCAAGAGGTCGGGGGTAATCCTGGCGCTGTCATCGTCGCCGGGGGAGTATGCGCTCGTCAAGCCGGCGGGCGACGTAGCCGATGACGGCGTTCCCCCCGGGCCGATCTTCACGAATTCCCTCGCCGATACGCTCTCGCGAAACGCTCAGACCCCGATGGAATGGTCGCAGATGTTAGGGCTGACTCAACAACAGGTCGATCAATACTTCAATGCGATGATGGGGGCTGGAAAGACGCTGCAGCTTCAAACCGGTGAGATCATTCGACAGGAGCGGCAGACGATCCAGCTTCGCTTCTACCGCTGA